Proteins found in one Pediococcus claussenii ATCC BAA-344 genomic segment:
- a CDS encoding type II toxin-antitoxin system Phd/YefM family antitoxin, translating into MTLALTQSDFRANLKKYLDQVNDEDETVYIARSNSRAVAIVSQEKMDWLERALKAKEGSLEYAIARDQLIKRHVLPDDEIVESDDDYWGQFK; encoded by the coding sequence ATGACATTAGCACTAACACAGAGCGATTTTCGCGCTAACCTAAAAAAATATTTAGATCAAGTTAATGACGAAGACGAAACCGTTTATATTGCTCGTTCAAATAGTCGCGCAGTAGCCATCGTTTCACAAGAAAAAATGGACTGGCTAGAAAGAGCATTAAAAGCTAAAGAAGGTTCGTTAGAATATGCAATTGCACGTGATCAGTTAATTAAACGCCATGTTTTACCTGACGATGAAATTGTTGAATCAGATGATGATTATTGGGGTCAGTTTAAATAA
- a CDS encoding type II toxin-antitoxin system YafQ family toxin, which yields MKKLRFKPRATFNADLKRLASLDKSIIDEVRAAIDLLLEQQQLPPEFEDHELNRRMSGYNEFHLRDTPKNKTPSETNDVLVVYTIDKDELVLIGIRVGSHDRLFPGQNRSKRYRKNDE from the coding sequence ATGAAAAAACTAAGATTTAAACCACGTGCAACCTTTAATGCTGATCTAAAACGGTTAGCCAGTTTAGACAAATCTATTATTGATGAAGTTCGAGCAGCCATTGACCTGTTGCTTGAGCAACAACAATTACCACCAGAATTTGAAGATCATGAGCTTAATCGGCGAATGAGCGGTTATAATGAATTTCACTTACGAGATACCCCGAAAAATAAAACACCAAGCGAAACTAACGATGTCCTGGTGGTTTATACGATTGATAAAGATGAACTAGTCTTAATTGGCATTCGAGTCGGATCGCATGATCGTTTATTTCCTGGTCAAAATCGTTCCAAAAGGTATCGAAAAAATGACGAATAA